In Streptomyces ambofaciens ATCC 23877, a single genomic region encodes these proteins:
- a CDS encoding GTP-binding protein, translating into MIFGRSQRGKPPVEPVTLKILVAGGFGVGKTTLVGAVSEIRPLRTEELLTEAGRPVDDVSGVEGKHTTTVAMDFGRITLREDLVLYLFGTPGQERFWFMWDELSEGALGAVVLADTRRLEDCFAAIDYFERRSIPFLVGVNCFEGSARYPADTVRQALDLDTDVPLVMCDARDRESVKEVLVGVVQHAMAQAADRRRAVAT; encoded by the coding sequence ATGATCTTCGGGCGTTCTCAACGCGGCAAGCCGCCGGTCGAGCCCGTCACGCTCAAGATCCTGGTCGCCGGCGGCTTCGGGGTCGGCAAGACCACCCTCGTGGGCGCGGTCAGCGAGATCAGGCCGCTGCGCACCGAGGAACTCCTCACCGAGGCGGGGCGTCCCGTCGACGACGTCAGCGGCGTCGAGGGCAAGCACACCACCACGGTGGCCATGGACTTCGGACGGATCACGCTCCGCGAGGACCTGGTGCTGTACCTCTTCGGGACACCGGGCCAGGAGCGGTTCTGGTTCATGTGGGACGAACTCTCCGAGGGCGCGCTCGGCGCCGTCGTGCTGGCCGACACCCGCCGACTGGAGGACTGCTTCGCCGCCATCGACTACTTCGAGCGGCGCTCCATCCCGTTCCTGGTCGGCGTCAACTGCTTCGAGGGGTCGGCCCGCTACCCGGCCGACACCGTCCGTCAGGCGCTCGACCTCGACACCGACGTGCCCCTGGTGATGTGCGACGCCCGTGACCGGGAGTCGGTCAAGGAGGTCCTCGTCGGCGTGGTCCAGCACGCCATGGCCCAGGCGGCGGACCGGCGCCGCGCCGTCGCGACCTGA
- a CDS encoding DUF742 domain-containing protein: MSADGQGSNHWFDDEAGPVVRPYAMTRGRTSSAAQHRLDLIAVVVTEPHADDPEADVTLAPEHVDIVGLCRDTPQSVAELAAELDLPVGVVRVLVGDLVDVELVHVNRPVPPAELPDENILRDVISGLRAL; encoded by the coding sequence ATGAGCGCAGACGGTCAGGGAAGCAACCACTGGTTCGACGACGAGGCCGGCCCCGTCGTCCGTCCGTACGCCATGACGCGGGGCCGCACGTCCAGCGCGGCCCAGCACCGTCTCGACCTGATCGCGGTGGTCGTCACGGAGCCCCACGCGGACGACCCGGAGGCGGACGTCACGCTCGCCCCCGAGCACGTGGACATCGTCGGCCTGTGCCGGGACACCCCGCAGTCGGTCGCCGAACTCGCCGCCGAACTGGACCTGCCCGTCGGGGTCGTACGGGTTCTGGTCGGCGACCTGGTGGACGTGGAACTCGTCCACGTGAACCGGCCCGTGCCCCCGGCCGAACTGCCGGACGAGAACATCCTGCGCGACGTGATCAGCGGATTGAGGGCACTGTGA
- a CDS encoding roadblock/LC7 domain-containing protein, which yields MTAPKATGHTATRSGELNWLLDDLVDRVASIRKAVVLSGDGLATGASKDLTREDSEHLAAVASGFHSLAKGVGRHFEAGSVRQTVVELDDAFLFVTAAGDGSCLAVLSDADSDVGQVAYEMTLLVKRVGVHLGTAPRTDLPSDG from the coding sequence ATGACCGCACCGAAGGCGACCGGCCACACCGCGACGAGGTCCGGGGAGCTGAACTGGCTCCTCGACGACCTGGTGGACCGTGTCGCGAGCATCCGCAAAGCCGTCGTCCTGTCCGGCGACGGCCTGGCGACCGGGGCGTCCAAGGATCTGACCAGGGAGGACAGCGAGCACCTGGCCGCCGTGGCGTCCGGCTTCCACAGCCTCGCCAAGGGCGTGGGCCGCCACTTCGAGGCGGGCAGCGTCCGGCAGACGGTCGTCGAACTCGACGACGCCTTCCTGTTCGTCACCGCCGCGGGCGACGGCAGCTGCCTGGCCGTCCTGTCGGACGCCGACTCGGACGTCGGGCAGGTCGCCTACGAGATGACCCTCCTCGTCAAGCGGGTCGGCGTGCACCTGGGCACCGCCCCGCGTACCGATCTGCCCTCGGACGGGTAA